A stretch of DNA from Besnoitia besnoiti strain Bb-Ger1 chromosome II, whole genome shotgun sequence:
GCCCACTAAGTATGACGCGGTGTACTGCGACGATGACAAGCTGACGTCGTGCACGAAAAGCTACGGTGACATTTTCCAGAACTACAGTCAGACCTGGTGGAACCAAGAGAAACAGAGTGCCCCTGTCACGCTAACCGTGCCGAAAGGAGCTTTCCCGGCTCAGGACAAAACGTTTTATGTTGGCTGCAACCACACCTCGTTGGGCACAAAGAAACCTGGCCGAGCCGGGACCGCCGTCAGACCTGAATCCGATACTGCCAAAGGGGTCTCGCAGTGCAGGGTGAAGGTGACTGTCAAGGCTGCAAGCTCGGGATCGTTTGTAGCGGATGCGACCCGAGTCGGCCTACCACTTTTCGGTGTTGTTGTTTTAGGCAAACTTCTCTCAGTGACAGTTTAAGGGGAGGTGTtgtgcctctctgcctccggcAAACTTGATCTCCGGACATTTCCACCAGATCCACTGCTGCGCAAATTGGTCGGTCAGGCAGACGATGTGCGCGCACTGAGTTGAGGATGTGCTTCCAGTCGTCTTCAATTGCAGgttcccgccgcgccctgcttTCTCCGGGAGCGCGTGTTAGGCTGCTGAACCCGTATGACAGAAATCCTGTCATATGCAGAGGGAGGTCGCCAATTAGTTCACTAGCCTGTCTTGCCATATGCAAAGGCGCTCGCCAATTGTACACACCTTCTATGCAGAGGCATGCATTTTCTGGTTCACGTGTTGCTGCTCACGACTTTGGTCGGGCGGGCCGACTTATCTGTGGGCTCTCATGAGGTCGCTGAGCGTACTGACATGGAAGAATATGTTGAGGGAATCGAGTCTTTTTCTTCAAGCATAGTAAAACTCTAGCAGGGGTGCTGCGAGCAGGGATGCTGCTTTCCTCTATACTGTGGTTTAGCACGCTGCAGGGAGTCCCGTTAGTAGAGGCGCACGGCCAGGTTGGTCAGATCACGTCGAGCTCATCCAATCTCGCTCTTAGGCCACGGTAACCCTGGCATACTTCAAACCAGCGTCTAAAGTATGGAACAAACTCTAGAGTTCACGATGACTACAAACCCTTCTTCAGTCATATAGTCGGCGCCGCGTATTCATCCTGCTTTGTGATAAGATGACGGCGCCCTGGGACCTCGGGTAGCAATCTGGTATTGATCGCTTCGTTCTTCATCACAATCCGCGTGTCGCGACTTGCAAGAGGCTATGTCTCCTGTGATTCATGGTCGCAGTTATACGAGTTGGTGAAGTGAGTACCGTCGTTACCTGCTGGCATATTTGCCCCGATTTTTCCTTCCAGTGTTGCTAGCTTGTCACGTATCTGGGTTGCCATACCTGCTGGCATATTTGCCCCGATTTTTCCTTCCAGTGATGCTTGCTTGTCACGTATCTGGGTTGCCACCCGTGACAGAACGCCAACCTTTTTCCACCTATAATCGTAAGGTTCAAAAGAGAACGGACCTCTTCCCTCTACCTTGTCTTCAAAAGGCTGGCTGGCGGGCAGCAAGAGCAGTCTACGAATATTCCTTCCTAGCATTGGGGGTTGCCATTCGTCAGGGCGGAATGTTCTTGCGCCGGAGCTCACTGCAAATATGACTGGGCGGTTTCCTTTTTCTTGGAACGAAAGCGAGGCTGGTATCCGCAGTACTATAAGAAGTAGAGGGAACACGTGTACGGTGGGAAGACGACATAGGTGTAGCATGTAAGGATTCCCAGCTTCTTCTTGTACGGCAAACAGCTCCCTGAAGCCAGCGCCTGAGGAATTCAAAGGATTCTTGGTCACCCTACAACGAGACAGGTGACCCCAGGTGCGCGTGGATACTTTCGTCCGATACGGAGATTTTGCTGCCTTGTCCTCCAATGTTTTCCTTATCAACTCTCGCACATATCCATGGCTATAATGCGtagcgccgccggctcttCCTGCAGATATTTCGTGGTCGTCCGGCATTGACACCGGGAATGGGTTGGGCGCGCTCCCCCAAATAAACCAGCCACGACGTGCAAAATATATCTTCATGGCATTATTTAGAGTGAGGCATCGGATTTGCCTGTGTTGTGCGGATTGAACTTCGCCTTTCCGGCTGCACTGATTTTCCAAATCCAGTTGTACATTCACCATGTCGAGGCAAACGacgatgcagcggcgcggcggcagcataTGGCTGAAGACGCGCAAGCTGATGGCAATCTGCCTGGGGGGCGTTTTGTTGTTGTCAAGCGGAAATGCTTTTGCACAGGCTTTGGACGGAGAGGCTGAAGACGGAGCGGCTGCCGAAGGCCCCTCAGATACTGATGTTAAGTGCGACGTCAGTCCGGATTTACGAGAAACTGGCGTAACGCAAAACCAGGTGACCCTGTCAAGCACCCATCCCGTCACAACGCTCCTGTGCATCAAACCAGGGAGCACGATGGTACCCAAAGGTGCCAAAAGTGTTTGTGAAGCAAAAACAGATGTGACTGTAGAGAACTGCGAAGATAAAGGATGCAGCAGCACTCTGCAAGCGCTGCTTGAGTCCAACCGCGAAGTCCGATGGACCCAGATCCCCATCACGAAGTCGAAGCAAGGCGAGAAGTGGGCACTGAATCTTGAACAGACGGACTTCCCTTTCACAGATAAGTCGTTTTTTGTCGGCTGCAAGAACGAGGAGCATCCGAGTAAAACCTGCAGAGTGGATGTGACTGTAAAGGCCAGGTCTTCCTCAGTCATGGATAACCTCGTCACGTGTGCCTACGGCGCCGAGAGCAACTCTGAGGCGTTGAAAGTCGAGCTGACCGAAGAGACGAGCACGCTGGCTCTCGCGTGTGGCAAGCATGGATCTATCAATCCTACTACATACAGCACAAACTACTGCGAGAACGAAAATTTGACATCGTGCACGAAGAGCTACAGCGACATTCTTCCAAACTACTCGTCTGCTTGGTGGGCAGGCAAATCAGACACGACCGATCATGTGAAGCTCACAATTCCAAAAGGAAGCTTCCCAGCGGAGGAGCAACACTTTTACGTCGGGTGCGTGCCGAAAGCGGCCAAACCAGAGAAGCCTATCGCGAGGACTACAGGTCCATCGACTGACACTTCAAcctctgccggcgcatcGACGTGCAGAGTGAAGGTAACTGTGAAGGCCGCCAGTTCCGCTTCACCTGCAGTTTCATCTTTGGCTGTAGTGTCTGCAGTCTCTGGTCTCCTGGTTTTGGTGGGGTATCTGTAAGATCCATTCGGATGAGGAACTGCTTCCCTATCAGCTATGGCAGGAGATTCTTGAATTTTGGGGTCTGAGCGCCTGCGGTGAATAGCACCAACTGGCCTGCTCTCGCCTACAAATACCAGCTTTCTCTTCTAAGTGGATTTGCTGACAGGGTTCAGCCTTGGTGAGGAAACGCATCAAAAAAGTGCCTAGATACTGGACTTCACAAATGTGTCGTCTCACGCCGACGGTGACCGCGGTCGCCCATTCAGGCATAAATGCTTTGAGTTTGCCAATCGACTGCTTTCCCGGTTCCACTGTTGACGCCACCAAGCTTTCTTGAGGCCAAGGTCCAGATCTCCGTGGCGAGTTCCGCGACTAGGTACAAGCGTACTGAAGTGTTCCTTCCATCCTGGGGATTGTGTTAACGCAGTCCTCCAgcccgctgcggccgtcTCTTCGGCGGAGTGCTTCTTGTGTCAGGTAGCAACCAGACCTCATGCATCTCGATCCTCGCATATATTGCAGGAATGACAAATTATCTCTTTAGAATTGCCAGTTAGCTGCCACAGATCCGCAGCTATAGAGCTGCATATGTTCTGGGTCCGACAGCGGTGCCGAGCAAAAGCGATTGTtgtccgcgtcgcggcgctaGCCTTGAAGGCTGATTGGAAGGAGGGATACTCCGAGCGTGCGGGACATAAACTAGCTGCAGGTCCTCGCTTCGCCTAGTATGTCCTCGTTAGCACTGCAGCGTATCGGAGCTGACACAAGGACTCGCATGCCGCTGTCGACGGCTCGGAACTCTTCTTGCGTTGCAAAAAACAGGGCCCAAATACTAACTCAGCTGTCAACGAGAGATAGGCGCGTTTCTCTCCATCACCTACCGGCTCTTTTTTAGATCACCGACGCGTACCCAGCGTTCTTTCCGACAGCCGCCCCGATTTAGTAGTTTGGTAGACTAGTGATTCTGACCAGGCTGGCCTGCGCGTTTTGAGGTTTGATGCGTATGAGACTTTCGAGCATTCGTGTGTCTCTCCTCCCACGCGGCAGGTGACTGTTATGCTTCGCTCTGGATACAACAGCCAAAGCTTGGTGTTCTCGCCTGGCCCTGGCAGCAGCCCCCCTCCGACATGGCGGCGTGTCTTGCTCCTACGGGGGGAAGAGACCCGGGGTCCGAGGTCCTCGATGAAGTCCTCCGGGATTTGTACATGGATAATGACGTGCAAGATGGGAAGAACCCATTTCACTTCGCTGAACAGAATGATTGCTTTTGGTCAGAGAAAGCAGACCCCCGTAGCAGAGCTTCCAAagggcagcgagcgccgacCAGGTTCACGCCGTTCCACGGACTCTGGCTGCATGCACGAGAAGTCCAGATGCATCCAAGACCTATTTTTAAAAAAATTTCTTATATCTGGTAGCAGAGGCATACCCCCTGCTGGCTCTTTGTCACTGAGTTACTGCATCTGCTGCGATTCTTCCATTCAACTGGTTCTCTTCGTTGTTCATCTGTGACTGCTGTGCAACGATGAAGGGCCGCGAGGTCTTGCGACACCGTGGCGGTTTCATCCCAGCGGCCCGGAAGCTGGTCGCTGGCTGCATCGGGGGAGTTTTATTGATGTCCTGTACACGATCATTCGCGAATTTGTCaggggaaggcgaagcgcgccgtATTTTGGACACAGTCCAGGCGGAAATCGGCCCCGAACTGGTGAGTAAGTGCAGAGTTTCATTAAGTGCTCGAGGGGCCGATACCCCTCCCATCGCTGTAACGCTGTCAAAGAAGCAGCTGACCATGATGTTGGAATGCGTCGAAGATAGCACAGAGGAAGTCCCGGAGGGACTCAGGAAGGTATGcaccgcgaagaaggaggcgactgTTGAGAGTTGCTCAACAGCGAAAGATGGCTCGGCCGACGTCGTCACTCTGAAACAACTGCTTGGATGGTCCAGCGATGCACAGTGGGTTCAATTGGAACGTTCGTCCCAGGGAAACAAGGCGTGGATGCTGCGCCTCAAAGACGAAGACCTTCCTTTCACTGATAAAGCTTTCTTTGTCGGGTGTAAGAAGACCGGTGACGCTCCGCAGGACACCACATGTCGCGTGAATGTAGTAGTGAAAGCGAGGGCTTCGTCTGTCGCGGGGAACGTCGTCACGTGCGCGTATGGCTCCGACAGCAATCCACAGACCTTGGAAGTAGACATGACGCAAGAGAGAAACACGCTCACACTTGACTGTGGAGTCGAGGGTTCGGTCGCACCCCCGATGTACGAAACCAACAACTGTGAGGGCATGCTAAAGCCCTGCAAGGGCAACTCCGATGGAATGTTCCCCGAGTACGCAAGAACTTTATGGACGAGAAAGCCGAAAGAGCCGGCAATATTCACCATTCCGACGGAGAACTTCCCACAAACGGACACTAAGTTCTTTATCGGGTGCTCCCCCCATACGGCAACTGACGCTCCGATGGAGCCAGATGTTGCAATTTATGCCGAAGATTTAGGTGTCCTTCGCACAACAGAGTGCAAGGTGGCCGTCACAGTGAAGGCGGCGAATTCTGCCCCGGTCGGATCCTCTGTGCAGGTGAGAACAGCCACCTGCGGAGCCGCAGCTCTGGCAGGCCTCGTTGCGGGTTTTCGTGGAATTCACTAGGCTCATCTACACTAATGTGTGTTGCCCTTCTATCTACCTACCAGGATGTTACTGTGCGTCGTGTGTCTCTTCACAAACGTATTCGAACTGTGACGAGGTGAGACTACTTCCCCGCTCTCTACGGGGCGAAGAGGTTTCGTCCAAATGCACACTTGAGGGCTCTTGCGGGCTTGACGTGTGAATAGCATTTGCGCCGGCGTCGTGCAATGGAGGCACCCTCAGGCCTGttatgatttaagggatgtaaaggtgctcagggtgCTTGAAGGGCGCCGTAGATGTCAGAATACTACGGTCGGTGGTGAGAGCCTTTATAACAGCAAGGCTCAGATCCCCCTGCAGACGCATTCCACGTTGCTGGACGGCGGCTTAAAAGGTCGAAAACTTTTTTTCTAGACACTGCGGGGTTGACGAACAGTCGTCCTCTGTTGGCCAGCGGCCCTGACAACATAAATTCAGTGGCAGAGTGCAATAGCGGCAGAATCCCTGTTCCGTGAAGACGGCGCCGGGTCCGCTCACGCCCCCGCGAACGGCCGCCGGTGCGTTAAGGCGACTCTGTACAGAGTCTTATAGAATATGAAAGCGGCATATCTCAACCAGCGAACCGCGCTACACACTGTATCCTGTTTGATGGAGCTCATAAAGATGGAGAAGAGATATGGACAGACCTGGTGATGAGGAAGTGTCAGTCTGTGTGAAGCATCTCAGCCCCCCAGGTCGACGTCATGACGAATTAAACTGCGTCATCCGCGGTTCCTGCCAGTTCCCTTTTTGCTTCATTTGCTATCCGCCGATGAAGAGGCATTATTTTCCCGCAGGATAGGTTCCGAGGTGGGTTGGTCTCGTTCAGGAGACCCCAAGTCTGACTTCAACAAGTCTGACCCCTTGTGCCAGAACTCCGCGCGGATTCAAAACCGCAGAGGCCCCTGCCGTTTCTGCACACACATTGCTATCGGCGTTCAAACGTGCACACACATTTCGTTGACACAAACCTCTTCGGGGCTTTTTCAGGTCCACGCTCAACGACAAGActgcgaagagagcggaCTCACTGAAAATCGGGTTGCGACGCCAGTGTCACCCATTAGTCCGCCCATCGGGGAAACGAGAGCCCGTCGAGTGCTGCCCGGGCTCTCGGGAGCgcccgctgcccgcgcggAATGGATGAGGATTCTAAGGTTTCCGGGCAGATCGCTGAATCTGCTCTCTCCGCAAGCTCGTCTTTGAGAGTAGAAGCGTGGACCTGAAAAAGCCCAAGCACAACCCGTTAGCCACGCAAAACATGTTTACGAGGGAGCGAAGTCATTCTTGACGGATCGAGAAGCTTTGCGGAATTCTGCATATCTCGCCGTCGCACGAAAGTAAAAGCGGAtctatttatatatgtagggTTTCTTGAAGCTGCAAATGACAGAACACGCAGAACTAGTAGAGGTATATGCAGCAGGTGTTCGCCTTTAGCGCTTCCTCGGAAACGAGTAGGCACCACAAGTCGCTCAGTTTTCCGGGCGGCTCCCCGTACTCGCTCCCTGGGACTCCCCACTCGGGTCTCGCGCGGGGTCGGCGCGTCCCGCTGAAGTGGAACTCCACAGCTTCGATAAACGAACGCGGCACACGCGTCGTGGCCCGTAACCCAAAAACGGTGCACAGCTTGTCTCTTCCTGTAGACAGACTAACTCGGCACGGTGTGGCATCATGATTCCCGAGTCTTTGAGTTTCCCCGAGACTCGTGGACGAAACCTACCTCGAGAATGTCTAGGGCGGGGACGATGCCCGGGACGACTGGTGGCTTTGAGCTAGGAACTAGCGTTTGATAGCGCGGTGTGTAGGTGGACTACTCCCGATCTCGAGAGCACATGCCACAGAAAACTTTTCCCAGGATGGAGCTCGGAACCGGATCAAAATGGAACACCCGTCGCTGAGGCCCTCGAAGCTCCCGCAATACGGTAGAAAACGCTAAAAATGAACCGGCAGGACCCCACGCGATAACGCTGTCCAGGGACAAACGCTCCGGAGCGTTCGGCTGCAGTAACGACAGTGAACCCGTTCCGAGACTTTAACAAATGGCTGTCGTACTTAAACGGACATGACAGTGAACAACTGGCGCAAGGAGGGCGAGACACTAGAAGCCTTCCTCGAGTCCGGAAACGGTGCTTTCGTGTGGACTCACCAGCCTGCATCTCTggagaaaggcgagaaacGTACGTTGCGGATAACACATGCGGACGTTCCTTCTACGGATAAACGCTTTTTCGTCGGATGGAAGAGCATAGCCACGCCTACGAAGACACGCAAGGTGGATATAAAGGTGGAGGCCCGGCGTTCAGTTGTTTTCGACAACGTCGTCACGTGTGCCTATGGCTCGGGCAGCAACCCGAGAGCCCTGCGGGTGGAAATATCCGAATAGCACACTACATTTACTCCCGCATGCGGCAAGCATGGTCGACTAGGCCTGAAGTCGACGATAGTAACTATTGCGAGGATGAAATCTGACCTCGTGCAAGAAGAGCTGCACCGACATTCTCCCGACGTAGGAGATGCCCTCGTGAACGACAAACGCAAAGGTGGAGGGATCCGTGCAGCTGACAGTCCCCATGGAGGGCTTTCAATCCGAAGACCGAAATTCTATGTTGGATGTCTTCCCAAGTCAGAGGAACAGAACAAGGATGCAGCTCGTGGAGTCGGTGTTGCAGTCGAGGGTCCAACTGCTACAGTTACTCCGTGCTAGGTGACGGCAACTGTGAAGGCTGCGAGCGAACCCTTGTCTGCGCCACGAGCCGCGTTAGTTTAAACCGGTTTCCGTCCGGGCTGCTGCATTAAGAGGAGGTcttccgtcgtcttcctAACCGCGCTACTTCCCAGCGCACTTTTGTTAACCAGTTTTGCATTCGGATTACTTATTGCTCATATAGGTGCCGTTCTGAAGACTGAAAAAAGCGGAGTGCCGAACCAAGGAGGAACAATAGGGAGTCCTGCAAGCACTTCAGAATCAACGCTACTCGCGGCGGTTGCACAGTCGTGCCCAGGCGTTTTCACGGTGATGCTTATGGACAATGGGCAAGGCCCATGAAAGGTGGTTTCCGCCGCATTCTGCGAGAGGGGCAACACCACTTGCCTCCCGTCGCAAGCTCACTCTGTCGCTCTGCCTAGACATCTGCTGCTTGATCGTGTAGCCGTCGAATATGCAAATTTCATGTTCTACGGACCATCTCCACAGCAGGGTCTGTGCAGTCAGCACTGTCCTGCTGGTACAGACGTCTGTTGTGACGTTTGTGGAGCCGTCGCACCTTGGAGGGCAGCTGGTGCGGCTCGACAGAGTGACGTGTCGAATCGCCCTGGCGGCCTACCCAGAGTAGCGCCTCACAACAtgggcagaggagacagaggcgtcGCAAACTAATTCGCTTTAGCTGCCTCTCACACCGCAGAAAAAGTCACTCGGTTCGCATCCTAGTCAGAGTTGTTTCCTAGGGGCACACATCCCTCTGCGACAG
This window harbors:
- a CDS encoding SAG-related sequence (encoded by transcript BESB_035060); amino-acid sequence: MSRQTTMQRRGGSIWLKTRKLMAICLGGVLLLSSGNAFAQALDGEAEDGAAAEGPSDTDVKCDVSPDLRETGVTQNQVTLSSTHPVTTLLCIKPGSTMVPKGAKSVCEAKTDVTVENCEDKGCSSTLQALLESNREVRWTQIPITKSKQGEKWALNLEQTDFPFTDKSFFVGCKNEEHPSKTCRVDVTVKARSSSVMDNLVTCAYGAESNSEALKVELTEETSTLALACGKHGSINPTTYSTNYCENENLTSCTKSYSDILPNYSSAWWAGKSDTTDHVKLTIPKGSFPAEEQHFYVGCVPKAAKPEKPIARTTGPSTDTSTSAGASTCRVKVTVKAASSASPAVSSLAVVSAVSGLLVLVGYL
- a CDS encoding SAG-related sequence (encoded by transcript BESB_035070), whose protein sequence is MKGREVLRHRGGFIPAARKLVAGCIGGVLLMSCTRSFANLSGEGEARRILDTVQAEIGPELVSKCRVSLSARGADTPPIAVTLSKKQLTMMLECVEDSTEEVPEGLRKVCTAKKEATVESCSTAKDGSADVVTLKQLLGWSSDAQWVQLERSSQGNKAWMLRLKDEDLPFTDKAFFVGCKKTGDAPQDTTCRVNVVVKARASSVAGNVVTCAYGSDSNPQTLEVDMTQERNTLTLDCGVEGSVAPPMYETNNCEGMLKPCKGNSDGMFPEYARTLWTRKPKEPAIFTIPTENFPQTDTKFFIGCSPHTATDAPMEPDVAIYAEDLGVLRTTECKVAVTVKAANSAPVGSSVQVRTATCGAAALAGLVAGFRGIH
- a CDS encoding hypothetical protein (encoded by transcript BESB_035080), giving the protein MKSDLVQEELHRHSPDVGDALVNDKRKGGGIRAADSPHGGLSIRRPKFYVGCLPKSEEQNKDAARGVGVAVEGPTATVTPC